A single Micromonospora luteifusca DNA region contains:
- a CDS encoding AAA family ATPase: protein MTQQTWDEVGGLLPHDEFRAASEAIVANIEQVIEGKTATVRLALAVLLAEGHLLIEDVPGVGKTKLAKALARSIDCTVRRIQFTPDLLPSDVTGVSVYNQETHDFEFRPGAVFANLVVGDEINRASPKTQSALLECMEERQVTVDGVTYQLQTPFMVIATQNPIEMEGTYPLPEAQRDRFTARIAMGYPDSNAELAMLDGHGGTDPLNELRAVSDAAIVRQLIATVRQVHVADAVKQYAIDLVTATREAPDLRLGASPRATLQLLRTARAVAALEGRDYVLPDDLQALAVPVLAHRIIPTADAQLARRTTDAIVSELVHRLPLPHDRQRNQYDTRPASGNGRAPYEPRRP from the coding sequence GTGACACAACAGACCTGGGACGAGGTGGGCGGTCTATTGCCGCACGACGAGTTCCGCGCCGCCAGCGAGGCCATCGTGGCCAACATCGAGCAGGTCATCGAGGGTAAGACCGCCACCGTGCGGCTCGCCCTGGCCGTGCTGCTCGCCGAGGGTCACCTCCTGATCGAAGACGTCCCGGGTGTCGGCAAGACCAAGCTGGCCAAGGCCCTCGCGCGGTCCATCGACTGCACGGTACGCCGGATCCAGTTCACCCCCGACCTGCTGCCCAGCGACGTCACCGGGGTCAGCGTCTACAACCAGGAGACGCACGACTTCGAGTTCCGCCCCGGGGCCGTGTTCGCCAACCTGGTCGTCGGCGACGAGATCAACCGGGCCTCCCCAAAGACCCAGTCGGCGTTGCTGGAGTGCATGGAGGAACGGCAGGTCACCGTCGACGGTGTCACCTACCAACTCCAGACCCCGTTCATGGTCATCGCCACCCAGAACCCGATCGAGATGGAGGGGACCTACCCGCTGCCCGAGGCGCAGCGCGACCGGTTCACCGCCCGCATCGCGATGGGTTACCCGGACTCCAACGCGGAGCTGGCCATGCTCGACGGGCACGGCGGCACCGACCCGCTGAACGAGCTGCGCGCGGTCTCCGACGCGGCCATCGTCCGGCAACTCATCGCCACCGTCCGCCAGGTCCATGTGGCGGACGCGGTCAAGCAGTATGCGATCGACCTGGTCACCGCCACCCGGGAAGCCCCGGACCTGCGGCTCGGCGCCTCCCCCCGGGCGACCCTGCAGCTGCTGCGCACCGCCCGGGCGGTCGCCGCCCTGGAGGGCCGCGACTACGTCCTCCCCGACGATCTGCAGGCACTCGCGGTGCCGGTGCTCGCGCACCGGATCATCCCGACCGCCGACGCGCAGCTCGCCCGGCGCACCACCGACGCGATCGTCTCCGAGTTGGTGCACCGTCTGCCGCTGCCACACGACCGGCAGCGCAACCAGTACGACACCCGGCCCGCTTCCGGCAACGGCCGCGCGCCCTACGAGCCCCGGAGGCCATGA
- a CDS encoding DUF58 domain-containing protein, whose product MRAGLRGLTTRGRSFLAAAVAAAISAGILGEKDLLRVAVLLAVLPLLAATYVGRSRYKLACNRSLDPHRVPVGANSRVVLRLQNLSRLPTGTLLLEDRLPYALGSRPRVVLERLGAHQASSVAYTVRADVRGRYDVGPLVVRMTDPFGLCELTRSFPSTDHLTVIPQVTPLPSVRLPGEYAGSGDSRARSVAVHGEDDAATREYRRGDDLRRVHWKSTARTGELMVRREEQPWESRATVVLDTRAYGHRGEGPTASFEWAVSAAASVAVHLRQSGYKLRLVTGSGADVDASEAGGDGALLDHLAEVRLDQRTEVTSLVQRVRQRADGGLIIGLFGTVSVAEAEVLAGLRGNGATCIGFLLNSSTWLSLPEKARAEAEHAHGAAVLAMLQSGWRVVGVDHGARLPALWPQAGRGSQGFALRAALAETVAGGVR is encoded by the coding sequence GTGCGTGCCGGGCTGCGCGGGCTGACCACCCGCGGGCGCTCCTTCCTCGCCGCGGCGGTCGCGGCAGCGATCTCGGCCGGCATCCTCGGCGAGAAGGACCTGCTCCGGGTGGCCGTGCTGCTGGCCGTCCTGCCGTTGCTGGCCGCGACCTACGTCGGGCGCAGCCGCTACAAACTGGCCTGCAACCGTTCACTGGACCCGCACCGGGTCCCGGTCGGCGCCAACTCCCGCGTGGTTCTGCGCCTGCAGAATCTCTCCCGGCTGCCGACCGGCACGCTCCTTCTGGAGGACCGGCTGCCCTACGCGCTGGGCAGCCGACCCCGCGTGGTGTTGGAGCGGCTCGGCGCGCACCAGGCCAGCTCGGTGGCGTACACCGTGCGGGCCGACGTGCGGGGCCGCTACGACGTGGGCCCGCTGGTGGTCCGGATGACCGACCCGTTCGGCCTCTGCGAGCTCACCCGGTCCTTCCCGAGCACCGACCACCTGACGGTCATCCCGCAGGTCACTCCGCTGCCGTCGGTCCGGCTCCCCGGGGAGTACGCGGGCAGCGGCGACAGCCGGGCCCGCTCGGTGGCGGTCCACGGCGAGGACGACGCGGCGACCCGGGAGTACCGGCGCGGCGACGACCTTCGCCGGGTGCACTGGAAGTCGACCGCGCGTACCGGCGAGCTGATGGTGCGCCGCGAGGAGCAGCCGTGGGAGAGCCGGGCCACGGTCGTCCTGGACACCCGGGCGTACGGCCACCGCGGCGAGGGGCCGACGGCCAGTTTCGAGTGGGCCGTCTCCGCCGCCGCGAGCGTCGCCGTCCACCTACGGCAGTCCGGCTACAAGTTGCGCCTGGTCACCGGCTCGGGGGCCGATGTGGACGCATCGGAGGCCGGCGGTGACGGTGCGCTGCTCGACCACCTCGCGGAGGTCCGCCTGGATCAGCGCACCGAAGTGACCAGCCTCGTGCAGCGGGTCCGCCAGCGCGCCGACGGTGGGCTGATCATCGGGCTGTTCGGCACGGTGAGCGTGGCCGAGGCCGAGGTGCTGGCCGGGCTGCGGGGAAACGGCGCCACCTGCATCGGGTTCCTGCTCAACAGCTCCACCTGGCTCAGCCTGCCGGAGAAGGCCCGGGCCGAGGCCGAGCACGCCCACGGCGCCGCCGTCCTCGCCATGCTGCAGAGCGGCTGGCGCGTGGTCGGCGTCGACCACGGCGCCCGACTGCCGGCGCTGTGGCCGCAGGCAGGCCGGGGCTCCCAGGGCTTCGCCCTGCGCGCCGCGCTGGCCGAGACGGTCGCCGGCGGCGTGCGATGA
- a CDS encoding transglutaminase family protein translates to MIASRNIGVVAAAATVLAAAPLSAIFQSWTWLIESVIAVAVVAGVAALTRLARAPLWGQVLGMLAGLVLALTWLFPSGEELVAVLPTPGTFAHFANLLADSAQDMRSYGVEVPDTDPLLFIAVLGVGAVAVLVDVLAVGLRRPALAGLPMLAIYSVPVAVYVDSVPATPFVVGAAGYLWLLVTDNVDRVRRFGRRFTGDGRDIDVWEASPLASAGRRLAVVGVVLAVALPLAVPGMTGGLLDTLSRGPGNGNGNGNGSGGSSGRIDLFASLAGQLNQSQVSDLVKVTTSEPNPFYLRYAVADELRPAGFQARNPSGRPTNRDLPNPADRAGPGVQQTTYRATVEVTKSLSMSLMPVYAEPVRTEDLNSNWLYDTNQQVVFSNRENSRGRKYSFDYVRSTYTPAALRAALPLPADHPVRRQLTATPGPVPEVEDLVKGLIQNKSTDYDRVLAIYQHFSADNGFSYRLSTASGSSGQDIVNFLTNKVGYCQQYAAAMAWLVRSAGIPARVAFGFTNGSNRDGDTFTLTNLNLHAWTEVYFNGVGWVPFDATPAYGVPGSTRSAWAPDTDAPEPSAPGAGVSDTPAGTDSSAGPAGPDNADRDLDDGLSLVGTTPAEQPPVWPWWTAGLLALLVLLAIPALRRLALRRRRGAQAANAAVASATVDDGAEPGTRVVVVGADANAARADAHAAWAELLDTMVDFKIPVDLTETPRATADRLVRETLSDDTAAIGSAQLLGRAEERARYARDPLTGERLLPALRAVRGALAARADRRTRLFAAVLPPSVLLRWRTGMADTSGRMVALTGRARYRLLRWNPRRLMADRAAR, encoded by the coding sequence ATGATCGCCAGTCGGAACATCGGCGTGGTGGCAGCCGCGGCCACGGTGTTGGCCGCCGCCCCGCTGTCGGCCATCTTCCAGAGCTGGACGTGGCTGATCGAGTCCGTCATCGCGGTCGCCGTGGTCGCCGGGGTGGCCGCGTTGACCAGGCTCGCCCGGGCACCGCTGTGGGGTCAGGTGCTGGGCATGCTGGCCGGCCTGGTCCTCGCCCTGACCTGGTTGTTCCCCAGCGGCGAGGAGTTGGTCGCCGTCCTGCCCACACCCGGCACGTTCGCGCACTTCGCCAACCTGCTCGCCGACTCCGCACAGGACATGCGCTCGTACGGGGTCGAGGTCCCGGACACCGACCCGCTGCTGTTCATCGCCGTGCTCGGCGTCGGCGCGGTCGCCGTCCTGGTGGACGTACTGGCCGTGGGGCTGCGCCGGCCCGCGCTGGCGGGGCTGCCGATGCTCGCCATCTACTCGGTGCCGGTCGCCGTCTACGTGGACAGCGTCCCCGCGACGCCGTTCGTGGTGGGCGCCGCCGGTTACCTCTGGCTGCTGGTCACCGACAACGTCGACCGGGTGCGCAGGTTCGGGCGCCGGTTCACCGGTGACGGTCGCGACATCGACGTGTGGGAGGCCTCGCCGCTGGCGTCGGCCGGCCGTCGGCTCGCGGTCGTCGGGGTGGTGCTGGCGGTGGCGCTGCCGTTGGCGGTGCCCGGCATGACCGGCGGGCTCCTCGACACCCTCAGTCGTGGGCCGGGCAACGGCAACGGCAACGGCAACGGCTCGGGCGGCTCGTCGGGCCGGATCGACCTGTTCGCCTCGCTCGCCGGCCAGCTCAATCAGTCCCAGGTGTCCGACCTGGTCAAGGTGACCACGTCCGAGCCCAACCCGTTCTACCTGCGGTACGCGGTCGCCGACGAGTTGCGCCCTGCCGGTTTCCAGGCGCGCAACCCGAGCGGCCGGCCAACCAACCGGGATCTGCCCAACCCGGCCGACCGGGCTGGCCCCGGCGTGCAGCAGACCACCTACCGGGCGACCGTCGAGGTCACCAAGAGCCTGAGCATGTCGCTGATGCCGGTGTACGCCGAGCCGGTACGCACCGAGGACCTCAACAGCAACTGGCTCTACGACACCAACCAACAGGTCGTCTTCTCCAACCGGGAAAACTCCCGGGGCCGCAAGTACTCCTTCGACTACGTCCGCTCGACGTACACTCCCGCGGCGCTGCGAGCCGCGCTTCCGCTGCCGGCCGACCACCCGGTACGCCGGCAGTTGACCGCCACCCCTGGGCCGGTGCCTGAGGTGGAGGATCTGGTCAAGGGGTTGATCCAGAACAAGAGCACCGACTACGACCGCGTGTTGGCGATCTACCAGCACTTCTCGGCGGACAACGGGTTCAGCTACCGACTCAGCACCGCGAGCGGCAGCAGCGGGCAGGACATCGTCAACTTCCTGACCAACAAGGTCGGCTACTGCCAGCAGTACGCGGCGGCGATGGCCTGGTTGGTCCGCTCGGCCGGCATCCCAGCGCGGGTGGCGTTCGGGTTCACCAACGGCAGCAATCGCGACGGTGACACCTTCACGCTGACCAACCTCAACCTGCACGCCTGGACCGAGGTCTACTTCAACGGGGTCGGCTGGGTGCCGTTCGACGCCACGCCGGCGTACGGGGTGCCCGGGTCCACCCGATCGGCCTGGGCTCCGGACACTGACGCGCCGGAGCCGTCCGCCCCGGGCGCTGGCGTCTCGGACACCCCGGCGGGCACCGACTCCTCGGCTGGTCCGGCCGGGCCCGACAACGCCGACCGGGACCTCGACGACGGGCTTTCCCTGGTCGGTACGACGCCAGCCGAGCAGCCCCCGGTCTGGCCCTGGTGGACGGCGGGCCTACTGGCCCTACTGGTACTGCTGGCGATCCCCGCCCTGCGCCGGCTGGCCCTGCGCCGTAGACGGGGTGCCCAGGCGGCGAACGCCGCGGTGGCCTCTGCGACCGTCGACGACGGCGCCGAGCCGGGGACGCGCGTGGTGGTGGTCGGCGCGGACGCCAACGCGGCACGCGCGGACGCGCACGCCGCCTGGGCGGAACTCCTCGACACAATGGTGGACTTCAAGATCCCGGTCGATCTGACCGAGACACCTCGGGCGACCGCCGACCGGCTTGTCCGGGAGACCCTCAGCGACGACACCGCCGCGATCGGGTCGGCGCAGCTGCTCGGTCGGGCGGAGGAGCGGGCCCGCTACGCGCGGGACCCGCTGACCGGTGAGCGGTTACTGCCGGCGCTACGCGCGGTCCGTGGGGCGCTCGCCGCACGGGCCGACCGGCGCACCCGCCTGTTCGCCGCCGTGCTCCCGCCGTCGGTGCTACTGCGGTGGAGGACCGGCATGGCGGACACGTCCGGCCGAATGGTGGCGCTGACCGGGCGAGCCCGGTACCGGCTGCTGCGCTGGAACCCCCGACGGCTGATGGCCGACCGGGCCGCCCGCTGA
- a CDS encoding DUF3040 domain-containing protein gives MPLSEHEQRLFEQIERSLAEDPKFASAVRASDPRFHARRRLLVAAGVIIAGLALLVYGAVIKTPPLAVAGFVVMLASAAYAVQSHRRAQSPDLHVVGGTTSRRRPRGGRSGRRSSILDRMEDRWRQRPEGHR, from the coding sequence GTGCCGCTCTCGGAGCACGAGCAGCGGCTGTTCGAGCAGATCGAGCGGTCGCTTGCCGAGGACCCCAAATTCGCCTCGGCCGTGCGCGCCAGCGATCCGCGCTTCCATGCGCGGCGTCGCCTGCTCGTCGCAGCCGGCGTGATCATCGCTGGCTTGGCTCTACTGGTCTACGGCGCGGTGATCAAGACTCCACCGTTGGCGGTGGCGGGCTTCGTCGTCATGCTGGCGTCGGCCGCGTACGCGGTGCAGTCGCACCGACGGGCGCAGTCGCCCGACCTGCACGTGGTGGGCGGCACGACGAGTCGTCGCCGTCCGCGCGGTGGCCGATCCGGTCGCCGGTCGTCGATCCTGGACCGCATGGAGGACAGGTGGCGGCAGCGCCCGGAGGGGCACCGCTGA
- a CDS encoding DNA polymerase IV yields the protein MGRSQSLPRGDDPRFGPDADDSDSPILHVDMDAFFAAVEVRRRPELRGRPVIVGGVGPRGVVSSASYEARRYGVRSAMPTSQARARCPHAVFLPPEFTAYTAASRAVMQIFRDVTPLVEPLSLDEAFLDVAGARRLFGSPATIARLIRRRVADEQELTCSVGVAPSKFVAKLGSTRAKPDGLLVVPPGQVLDFLHPLPVDALWGVGERAAEALRRLGLATVGDLAEAPVSMLRRAVGAASATHLHELAWGRDPRRVSSEHVDKSIGAEVTFDVDVADPLEIRRALLALSAKVGVRLRGSGQVGRTVALKVRLADFRTVSRSRTLDVPTDTAREMFDTAWALYTALDPSERIRLVGVRVEGLAPAAGAPRQLTLGAPERGWREAEAAADAAAARFGRSVIGPASLMGDRDTRRKENPPRP from the coding sequence ATGGGCCGCAGTCAGTCGTTGCCCCGGGGCGACGATCCGCGCTTCGGGCCGGACGCCGACGACTCCGACAGCCCGATCCTGCACGTCGACATGGACGCCTTCTTCGCCGCCGTCGAGGTGCGCCGCCGACCCGAGTTGCGCGGCCGGCCGGTCATCGTCGGCGGGGTCGGGCCGCGCGGGGTGGTCAGCTCGGCCAGCTACGAGGCCCGCCGTTACGGCGTGCGCAGTGCGATGCCGACCAGTCAGGCCCGGGCCCGCTGCCCGCACGCGGTCTTCCTGCCACCGGAGTTCACCGCCTACACGGCCGCCTCCCGGGCGGTCATGCAGATCTTCCGGGACGTCACCCCGCTGGTCGAGCCGCTCTCCCTCGACGAGGCGTTCCTCGACGTCGCCGGCGCCCGCCGACTCTTCGGCTCCCCGGCCACCATCGCCCGGCTGATCCGCCGCCGGGTCGCCGACGAGCAGGAGCTGACCTGCTCGGTCGGGGTGGCGCCGAGCAAGTTCGTGGCCAAGCTGGGCTCCACCCGGGCCAAGCCGGACGGCCTGCTGGTGGTGCCCCCGGGGCAGGTGCTCGACTTCCTGCACCCACTGCCGGTGGATGCGCTGTGGGGGGTGGGGGAGCGCGCCGCCGAGGCGCTGCGCCGGCTCGGCCTGGCCACCGTCGGTGATCTCGCCGAAGCGCCGGTGAGCATGCTCCGCCGAGCGGTCGGTGCCGCCTCGGCGACGCACCTGCACGAGTTGGCCTGGGGACGGGACCCGCGCCGGGTCAGCTCTGAGCACGTCGACAAGTCGATCGGCGCCGAGGTGACCTTCGACGTCGACGTGGCCGACCCGCTGGAGATCCGCCGCGCGTTGCTCGCGCTCAGCGCGAAGGTCGGCGTCCGGTTGCGGGGTTCCGGCCAGGTCGGGCGCACCGTCGCACTCAAGGTGCGGTTGGCCGACTTCCGCACCGTCAGCCGCTCCCGCACCCTGGACGTGCCCACCGACACCGCGCGCGAGATGTTCGACACGGCCTGGGCGCTCTACACCGCACTCGACCCGAGCGAGCGGATCCGACTCGTTGGTGTTCGGGTGGAAGGGCTCGCGCCGGCAGCGGGCGCACCTCGGCAGCTCACCCTCGGCGCACCCGAGCGTGGCTGGCGCGAAGCGGAAGCTGCCGCGGACGCCGCTGCTGCCCGTTTCGGGCGGTCCGTCATAGGTCCGGCCAGTCTGATGGGCGACCGTGATACCCGTCGAAAGGAAAATCCACCCCGCCCATAG
- a CDS encoding alkaline phosphatase family protein, with the protein MSDSPPVAPLAVLGPHHGGGRLADVLPSALAVLGVPGSADPLGLVPALAGVRRIAVLLVDGLGWYQLPTAAPYAPTLAGLAATVARPLIAGFPSTTPTSLVSLGTGVAPGAHGVLGFTVRVPGTDRVLTHTDWAADPSPLHWQPVPTQLERARAAGVTVTVVSRPEFGGSGLTLAANRGGDFRGAAGGDAVAAAILAALAAGPGPTLVSGYHADLDRHGHLSGVDSAPWRVAATEVDAMLARLVDGLPPDAALLVTADHGQLDVPAAHRFDLDTDPRLRAGLRLVAGEARVRYLHTEPGAVDDVLAAWSEVLGAAARVRTRDEMVATGWFGPVPEEHLARIGDVVVTCNDTYAVMASRTERPMASKLVAYHGSDTAAELTVPLLVVRG; encoded by the coding sequence ATGAGCGACTCGCCACCTGTGGCGCCGCTGGCGGTCCTCGGGCCGCACCACGGCGGCGGCCGTCTCGCCGACGTGCTGCCCAGCGCGCTCGCCGTGCTGGGCGTGCCCGGTTCGGCCGACCCACTCGGGCTCGTCCCCGCGTTGGCCGGGGTACGCCGGATCGCCGTGCTGCTGGTCGACGGGCTCGGCTGGTACCAGCTGCCGACCGCCGCCCCGTACGCGCCGACCCTCGCCGGGCTCGCCGCGACCGTGGCCCGACCGCTCATCGCCGGTTTCCCGTCCACCACCCCGACCAGCCTGGTGTCGTTGGGCACCGGCGTCGCGCCCGGCGCGCACGGGGTGCTCGGCTTCACCGTGCGGGTGCCCGGCACCGACCGGGTGCTCACCCACACCGACTGGGCCGCCGACCCGTCACCGCTGCACTGGCAACCGGTGCCCACCCAGTTGGAACGGGCCCGCGCCGCCGGTGTGACGGTGACCGTGGTGAGCCGGCCGGAGTTCGGCGGCAGTGGGCTGACCCTCGCCGCCAACCGGGGCGGCGACTTCCGGGGCGCCGCCGGTGGCGACGCGGTGGCCGCCGCCATACTGGCCGCGCTGGCCGCCGGCCCGGGCCCGACCCTGGTCTCCGGCTACCACGCCGACCTGGACCGGCACGGCCATCTCAGCGGCGTCGACTCAGCACCCTGGCGGGTCGCCGCCACCGAGGTGGATGCCATGCTCGCCCGGTTGGTCGACGGGCTGCCGCCGGACGCGGCACTGCTGGTGACCGCCGACCACGGGCAGCTCGACGTGCCCGCCGCGCACCGATTCGACCTGGACACCGATCCGCGGCTGCGGGCCGGGTTGCGGCTGGTGGCCGGCGAGGCCCGGGTGCGCTACCTGCACACCGAGCCGGGCGCGGTCGACGACGTACTGGCCGCCTGGTCGGAGGTGCTGGGTGCCGCGGCACGGGTACGGACCCGCGACGAGATGGTGGCCACCGGCTGGTTCGGGCCGGTGCCCGAGGAGCACCTGGCGCGGATCGGCGACGTGGTGGTGACCTGCAACGACACGTACGCGGTCATGGCCAGTCGCACCGAGCGGCCGATGGCGTCGAAGTTGGTGGCGTACCACGGGTCGGACACCGCCGCCGAGCTGACCGTGCCGCTGCTGGTCGTGCGCGGCTGA
- a CDS encoding methyltransferase domain-containing protein, with amino-acid sequence MTRLDRVEQTRGRFAEPPLTPRTAVIWSVLRAELDRRGDAELTVLDVGGGTGGFAVPLARAGHRVTVVDASPDALAALTRRAAEAGVADRIAAVQGDGDALAGLVEPAGVDLVLCHAVLEVVDDPTPVVAALATALRPGGAASVLVAGRAAAVLGRAMNGHLDVAATLAADPAGTAGPRDTLRRRYDAPGAAALLSAAGLVVEEIHGVRVLADLLPAAVADGQSAALVELERALAAQPPYRDLAAQLHLFARRPA; translated from the coding sequence GTGACTAGGCTCGACCGGGTGGAGCAGACCCGAGGCCGGTTCGCCGAGCCGCCGCTGACACCCCGCACCGCCGTGATCTGGTCGGTGCTCCGCGCCGAGCTGGACCGGCGCGGCGACGCCGAGCTCACCGTGCTGGACGTGGGCGGCGGCACCGGCGGTTTCGCCGTTCCGCTGGCCCGCGCCGGTCACCGGGTCACCGTGGTCGACGCCAGCCCCGACGCGCTCGCCGCGCTCACCCGCCGGGCCGCCGAGGCCGGGGTGGCCGACCGGATCGCCGCCGTGCAGGGCGACGGTGACGCCCTCGCCGGGCTGGTCGAGCCGGCCGGCGTCGACCTGGTGCTCTGCCACGCCGTCCTGGAGGTGGTCGACGACCCGACGCCGGTGGTGGCCGCGCTGGCCACCGCGCTGCGTCCCGGCGGCGCGGCCAGTGTGCTGGTGGCCGGCCGGGCCGCCGCCGTACTGGGCCGCGCGATGAACGGGCACCTGGACGTCGCGGCCACGTTGGCCGCCGATCCGGCCGGCACCGCCGGGCCGCGCGACACGCTGCGCCGGCGCTACGACGCCCCCGGCGCCGCCGCGCTGCTCAGCGCCGCCGGGCTGGTGGTCGAGGAGATCCACGGGGTACGCGTGCTGGCCGACCTGCTGCCGGCCGCGGTCGCCGATGGGCAGTCCGCCGCCCTGGTCGAGTTGGAACGCGCGCTGGCCGCCCAACCGCCGTACCGGGACCTGGCCGCCCAACTGCACCTCTTCGCCCGCCGGCCGGCATGA
- a CDS encoding carbohydrate ABC transporter permease: protein MTTAVERGAAAPVPGLRPGRSAARRPPAEPARRPIWHRVLFVAALVGAAVLFMLPFVWLISASLRPREYVFAPGFLPTPFAPENYAEAWRAVPLLTWFGNSVLVGVAAAAAVTLSSAWVAFGFAYFRFPGRNLLFGLVLATMMLPFAVTMIPTYLIWSNLGLTDTQVPLWAGNLFGSAFYIFLLRQFLLSLPREYFEAARMDGASYPQLFWKLAFPLIRPALLVAFVFEFKASWTDLLKPLIYLRNEQLYTLPRGLKVVLDRFGYGGEQQWEIVLAGSVLATIPMIILFFLAQRHFVEGIATTGRKG from the coding sequence GTGACGACCGCCGTCGAACGTGGCGCCGCCGCACCGGTACCCGGCCTCCGGCCGGGCCGGTCGGCGGCGCGCCGCCCGCCCGCCGAGCCGGCCCGCCGGCCGATCTGGCATCGGGTGCTGTTCGTGGCGGCGCTGGTCGGCGCCGCTGTGCTCTTCATGCTGCCGTTCGTCTGGCTGATCAGCGCCTCGTTACGCCCCCGCGAGTACGTCTTCGCCCCCGGCTTCCTGCCCACCCCGTTCGCCCCGGAGAACTACGCCGAGGCGTGGCGGGCGGTGCCGCTGCTGACCTGGTTCGGCAACAGCGTGCTGGTCGGGGTGGCAGCCGCCGCCGCGGTGACCCTCTCCAGCGCCTGGGTGGCGTTCGGCTTCGCCTACTTCCGGTTCCCCGGCCGAAACCTGCTCTTCGGGCTGGTGCTGGCGACCATGATGCTGCCGTTCGCGGTCACCATGATCCCGACGTACCTGATCTGGTCGAACCTGGGGTTGACCGACACCCAGGTGCCACTCTGGGCTGGCAACCTGTTCGGCTCGGCCTTCTACATCTTTCTGCTGCGGCAGTTCCTGCTCTCGCTGCCCAGGGAATACTTCGAGGCCGCACGGATGGACGGGGCGAGCTACCCGCAGCTGTTCTGGAAGCTGGCCTTTCCGCTGATCCGGCCGGCGCTGCTGGTCGCGTTCGTTTTCGAGTTCAAGGCCAGCTGGACGGACCTGCTCAAGCCGCTCATCTACCTGCGCAACGAGCAGCTGTACACCCTGCCACGCGGCCTGAAGGTGGTGTTGGACCGCTTCGGTTACGGCGGTGAGCAGCAGTGGGAGATCGTGCTCGCCGGCAGCGTGCTGGCCACCATCCCGATGATCATTCTGTTCTTCCTGGCACAGCGGCACTTCGTCGAGGGCATCGCCACCACCGGCCGCAAGGGCTGA
- a CDS encoding carbohydrate ABC transporter permease: MATVTPPVPGRRHRTPLARREARWAYLFLAPWIIGFLIFYVGPMLASLWLSFTEYDVINPPEYTGLDNYRELMSDPAVARSLGNTVYYTALHVPLVMLISLGLALLLKRVGRLQGFFRTVFYLPVMTPAVAVGILFLLLLNTQDGLINRALGLVGIAGPSWTTDPHWVMPGIILMSLWSLGSTVIIYLAALQNVPRDLYEAAAIDGAGPWARFRSVTLPMISGALFFTLIVNTIASLQMFTEVYTMYFGNRETQNTFNSDAASFYVIHLFQEAFQFLHMGFASAMAWLLFVIILVITLVQVKLSNRFVYYEGEDK; this comes from the coding sequence ATGGCCACCGTCACCCCTCCCGTCCCGGGCCGGCGGCACCGTACGCCGCTGGCCCGGCGGGAGGCCCGCTGGGCGTACCTCTTCCTGGCGCCCTGGATCATCGGGTTTCTGATCTTCTACGTCGGGCCGATGCTCGCCAGCCTCTGGTTGAGCTTCACCGAGTACGACGTGATCAACCCACCGGAGTACACCGGGTTGGACAACTACCGGGAGCTGATGAGCGATCCGGCGGTGGCCCGCAGCCTCGGCAACACGGTCTACTACACGGCGCTGCACGTCCCGCTGGTGATGCTCATCTCGCTGGGGCTGGCGCTGCTGCTCAAGCGGGTCGGCCGGTTGCAGGGCTTCTTCCGGACGGTCTTCTACCTGCCGGTGATGACCCCGGCGGTGGCGGTCGGGATCCTGTTCCTGCTGCTGCTCAACACCCAGGACGGCCTGATCAACCGCGCCCTCGGCCTGGTCGGGATCGCGGGTCCGAGTTGGACCACCGACCCGCACTGGGTGATGCCCGGCATCATCCTGATGAGCCTGTGGAGTCTCGGCTCGACTGTGATCATCTACCTGGCCGCGTTGCAGAACGTGCCCCGCGACCTGTACGAGGCGGCGGCCATCGACGGCGCCGGCCCCTGGGCCCGGTTCCGTTCGGTCACCCTGCCGATGATCTCGGGCGCGCTGTTCTTCACGTTGATCGTCAACACGATCGCGTCGCTGCAGATGTTCACCGAGGTCTACACCATGTACTTCGGTAACCGGGAGACCCAGAACACGTTCAACAGCGACGCGGCCAGTTTCTACGTCATCCACCTGTTCCAGGAGGCGTTCCAGTTCCTGCACATGGGGTTCGCCTCGGCGATGGCCTGGTTGCTCTTCGTGATTATTTTGGTGATCACTCTGGTGCAGGTAAAACTCAGCAACCGGTTCGTGTACTACGAGGGAGAAGACAAGTGA